The genomic DNA AATGCAACAAAAACTTTTGTTGCCTCCCTTTAATCGAGCTTCTCTCCCTGGAACACACCTGTCCCGTCAAGATACGTACGCAGCGAAGCATATTGATCATTATGCCAAAAAGCTTCTGAATCTACTAGTAACGCCGCATCTTGTCTAGCTGTTTCTAACGCTCGATAATCATGTACCATATCAGCAACCTTAAATTCTGGTAAACCACTTTGCTTACTTCCAAAGAAATCTCCAGGACCTCTTAACTCTAAATCTTTTTCTGACAATACAAATCCATCATTCGTTTCGGTCATAATACGCATTCGTTCTTTTCCCGTTTCCGATTTTGGATCCGCGATTAATAAACAATATGATTGTTCACTACCACGCCCAACACGCCCCCTAAGCTGATGGAGCTGCGATAAACCGAAACGCTCTGCGTCATAAATAACCATTACAGTCGCATTCGGTACGTTCACACCTACTTCAACAACTGTTGTCGACACAAGAATTTGCACTTTATTTTCACTAAATTGTCCCATTATCTCTTCTTTTTCTTGAGATGATAATCTTCCATGCATTAATCCGACTTGACATTTCCCTTGATAATGATGAGTCAGCATACTATGTAAATCGATAGCATTTTGTACATCAAGTTTCTCAGATTCTTCAATAAGGGGACAAATTACATATGCTTGTCTTCCTTTTTTTATCTCCTTCTCCACAAAACCGAGAACACGGTCTAACATATCATGTTTTGCCCAGTATGTTTCAATTACCTTTCTACCAGCTGGCATCTCATCGATTATAGAAACATCCATCTCTCCAAATGCAGTAATTGCTAACGTACGCGGAATTGGGGTCGCCGTCATAAATAATACGTCTGGACTTTCACCTTTCTCCCTTAAAACTCGTCGCTGTGCTACACCAAATCGATGTTGTTCATCAGTAATAACGAGACCTAACCTATGAAAGATAACTTCATCTTGAATTAAAGCATGTGTTCCAACAAGGATATCTATTTCTCCTTGTTCTAATTTCGCCAAAATTTCCCGACGTCTCGCGCCTTTAACAGAACTTGTTAACAATTCAACCTTCATACCAAAATGCGAGAACGTCTCTGCGAGCGATTGATAATGTTGTTCTGCTAAAATTTCTGTAGGAACCATTAAAGCACCTTGATAATGTGCTAATTTCGCTGCATAAAGGCCAATGGCTGCAACAACTGTTTTCCCGGAACCTACATCACCTTGCAACAGACGATTCATCCGATAAGGAGATGTCATATCGTTCATAATTTCATCTACAACCCGGCGTTGCGCGCCAGTTAATGGAAACGGAAGTGCATCGATAAACTCTTGCAATTCTGCTAAAGGGATTTCTTTTTTCGTCCCTTTCGAATTTTCCCTCTCCATTTTCCGTAATGTTTGCATTTTCAGCTGAAATAAGAAAAACTCCTCATATACAAAACGGCGACGTGCTTGTTTCAAATCTTCCTGTCCTGCCGGAAAATGCAACGCCCGAAGCGCTTCATAACGCGGCAATAATTTATATCGACTTAGCAATCCATCAGGTAACACTTCAACTATAGAGTCTCCATACTCCTTAAACGCTTGTGCAATAAAACGGCGCATCTGTTTTACTGTAAGTTTCCCTTTCACTGAGTATACAGGCTCTACTTCTTGTTGACGTACTACTGGTCCAAAATGAAGCTCTGATACCGCAATCGTTTGACGGTGCTGATCCCATTTACCAGTAATCGTTACCGTTTCATCTAAATTTAATTTCTGCTTATAGTACGGCCTATTAAAACATACAGCTGTAATTAAATAACGACCGACGAGAACACGAACCGTAAGACGCGACTTCTTCTTCCCATAATATTGCAGCAAAGGAGCACTATGAACTTTCCCCTCAACTGTTACACGTTCATCATGCTTTACTTCAGCAAGATCTTTCATCGCATAATCTTCATAACGGTACGGAAAATGTTCTAATAGATGAGAAACTGTATAAATTCCCATCTCGTGTAGTAATTCAGATGTTTCTCCTCCGATTCCCTTTACATCCGTAACAGGAACTTGTACAACTTCATTCAAGATTCTCACGCTCCGTCACATTATTTTCTTTGATTCATTCCATTCATTATCCATTAACATGATTGACATCTGTAATCGCTCTCTTTCACCCTATATATTCTATCATAGGCATTCTAAGAGAAACTACTCAAATCCCTCATAAGCAACACGAAAGAAAAGAGCCTCACTTTTAGCAGCAAGGCTCTTTTTTATCTTCAATATGCTAGCCTTTTGAATAAAAACTAGTAATAAACTTCATATTACTACTTCTTATCCATTAGCAAGTAAGTAATCCATTTATTTTCAAAACGAATTTTTTCTTATTCTACAGAGAAGATGAAAGAATACACCGGTTGGTTTCCAGCATGTACTTCTACTTCTGCATCTTCAAAATTCTCTTCTACAAATTCAACTAGCGCAGCTACTTCTTCGTCAGTTGCATCTTCACCTTGT from Bacillus basilensis includes the following:
- the recG gene encoding ATP-dependent DNA helicase RecG, producing the protein MNEVVQVPVTDVKGIGGETSELLHEMGIYTVSHLLEHFPYRYEDYAMKDLAEVKHDERVTVEGKVHSAPLLQYYGKKKSRLTVRVLVGRYLITAVCFNRPYYKQKLNLDETVTITGKWDQHRQTIAVSELHFGPVVRQQEVEPVYSVKGKLTVKQMRRFIAQAFKEYGDSIVEVLPDGLLSRYKLLPRYEALRALHFPAGQEDLKQARRRFVYEEFFLFQLKMQTLRKMERENSKGTKKEIPLAELQEFIDALPFPLTGAQRRVVDEIMNDMTSPYRMNRLLQGDVGSGKTVVAAIGLYAAKLAHYQGALMVPTEILAEQHYQSLAETFSHFGMKVELLTSSVKGARRREILAKLEQGEIDILVGTHALIQDEVIFHRLGLVITDEQHRFGVAQRRVLREKGESPDVLFMTATPIPRTLAITAFGEMDVSIIDEMPAGRKVIETYWAKHDMLDRVLGFVEKEIKKGRQAYVICPLIEESEKLDVQNAIDLHSMLTHHYQGKCQVGLMHGRLSSQEKEEIMGQFSENKVQILVSTTVVEVGVNVPNATVMVIYDAERFGLSQLHQLRGRVGRGSEQSYCLLIADPKSETGKERMRIMTETNDGFVLSEKDLELRGPGDFFGSKQSGLPEFKVADMVHDYRALETARQDAALLVDSEAFWHNDQYASLRTYLDGTGVFQGEKLD